The stretch of DNA GTGTATCGTACCGAGCCATCAGCTTCACCTTCTCCACATTTCCGGAAACCAACTCGGCATACATTTTGAGCATTTTCAGATGCGGCAACACTACGGGATGGATGCACGCGTTCATGTATACTTTCGCTTTCTCGTAGTCGCCAATTGCGAACAGCGTCACCGCGAGATTATAGTTCATCACCGACTGGGCCGCCTCCAAAGAGTTCATATTCCAATTGGGCGAACCGCGAGTGGTGAAATCATCTCCCCTCAGATCGTCGATTCGCTTAGGTTCCAGATAAACGAGAGCTTCCGGCACACGGTCCATCATAACCAGTGCTTCCGCACAATACATCGCGGACAATGTTTGGTGGGTCTCAGGCAAATCATGGATGGCCAAATTTTCCTGGGCGTATTTCAGCGCTAGTGTGTATTCGCCCAGACTCAGAAGAACATAACTGTAGGCGCTAAGCGTGGCGATTTTGAGCTTTTCTAAGTTCGCGGGTTTGAGCGGTTTGGAGGGATTACAGGGAACACCTTCGTACACTTTATCCCAAGAGACTGGTTTATCAGCTGCCTGAGCATGTCCGGCCAGCTCTCCGGTATGGAAATCAATCAGAGTGACCGCATTCCGAAGACACAGGGAAGCAAATTCAAGCGTAGTACTGGGAATCGCTGTCGATTGATCTGCGATATTGAAAGGTCGCTTTTGAAGGTACTTTCGGTGCATAAGAACTGTCGTGATATTCTTGCTTTGTTCTTTCAACGATTGCTGATGAACCATGATGCAGCATTCGGCTAGACGCAGCCATAACTTCGGATTGTTATGGTAAGAATACAATACAACTAGCAGACATTCGAACGCTTCCTTCGGCTTCTGCAAGTAGAGCAGCGTTATTCCATGATTGTACAATATTTCCGGCCGCTTCGTAGCTCCCACACAATACAGTGGGGAACCTTCCACTTTCTCCGTAGATGTATTTTGTGTAGCTGCCTCATCGAACAATAAAGCCTGTTGGAAGAATCTTGCCGCCAATGCGTAGTGT from Toxorhynchites rutilus septentrionalis strain SRP chromosome 3, ASM2978413v1, whole genome shotgun sequence encodes:
- the LOC129775845 gene encoding CCR4-NOT transcription complex subunit 10; this translates as MTELNIESKPKISDQERELEITAFNEFQRADYHSCLQALSKLQKTQDSNPKVTHNKAVAEFYISDLRKYDQFRKTMVQITELVGEIQTVEVKHPELAAAYVNQAMILYHFKQPLAALKIMLAVMNNFDQLDDYLLRKAGIFTIHLLLDTNQPKKANGLLGMLQVRLSIRVHEILGPDDEEERVVDNESRKDISEIQFEEFRKEFRLILIRSNLLNGKKNFAIPSEETAEYSILKGHQYYLGNDYQMAAKELAKKFVNEPIQVHTHGEDQNTCLANNMGLIHFAVKHYALAARFFQQALLFDEAATQNTSTEKVEGSPLYCVGATKRPEILYNHGITLLYLQKPKEAFECLLVVLYSYHNNPKLWLRLAECCIMVHQQSLKEQSKNITTVLMHRKYLQKRPFNIADQSTAIPSTTLEFASLCLRNAVTLIDFHTGELAGHAQAADKPVSWDKVYEGVPCNPSKPLKPANLEKLKIATLSAYSYVLLSLGEYTLALKYAQENLAIHDLPETHQTLSAMYCAEALVMMDRVPEALVYLEPKRIDDLRGDDFTTRGSPNWNMNSLEAAQSVMNYNLAVTLFAIGDYEKAKVYMNACIHPVVLPHLKMLKMYAELVSGNVEKVKLMARYDTPHLV